In Perca fluviatilis chromosome 14, GENO_Pfluv_1.0, whole genome shotgun sequence, a genomic segment contains:
- the pnp5a gene encoding purine nucleoside phosphorylase 5a, whose protein sequence is MFPETKNGYTYEDCKATADWLLAQTDVRPKVGIVCGSGLGGLAEMLKDQVAFNYKDIPNFPQSTVHGHAGRLVFGTLKGRPCVCMQGRFHLYEGYSIQKITLPIRIFKLLGVETVMLTNAAGGLNQDFKVGDIMIIKDHLNMPGFAGNNPLSGPNDERFGVRFPCMSDAYDRELQQMAMDVGQELGYGDFLKEGVYCVLGGPSFETVAESRMLYKLGADAVGMSTAPEVIVARHCGMRVFALSLITNQAVMDYDSAEKANHEEVLQTGKERAEQLERLVSTMVTKIEHNNN, encoded by the exons ATGTTTCCAGAGACAAAAAATGG CTACACCTATGAGGACTGCAAGGCCactgctgattggctgctggCCCAGACAGACGTCCGACCCAAAGTGGGCATCGTGTGCGGCTCGGGGCTCGGAGGGCTGGCTGAAATGTTAAAGGACCAGGTAGCCTTCAACTACAAGGACATCCCCAACTTTCCACAGAGCACTG TGCACGGACATGCAGGTCGGCTGGTGTTCGGCACCTTAAAGGGGAGGCCATGTGTTTGCATGCAGGGGCGCTTCCACTTGTACGAGGGCTACTCAATCCAGAAG atcACGCTGCCCATACGCATCTTCAAGCTGCTCGGTGTGGAGACGGTGATGCTGACCAACGCAGCCGGAGGCCTCAATCAGGACTTTAAAGTGGGAGACATCATGATCATCAAAGACCACCTCAACATGCCGGGCTTCGCTGGCAACAATCCGCTGTCTGGTCCCAACGATGAGAG GTTCGGTGTGCGTTTCCCCTGCATGTCCGACGCCTACGACAGAGAGCTGCAGCAGATGGCCATGGATGTGGGACAGGAGCTCGGCTACGGAGACTTCCTGAAGGAGGGCGTCTACTGCGTGCTGGGCGGACCCTCGTTCGAGACCGTTGCTGAGTCCCGTATGCTGTACAAACTGGGCGCTGATGCTGTCG GCATGAGCACAGCCCCCGAGGTGATTGTGGCGCGTCACTGCGGCATGCGTGTCTTCGCCCTCTCCTTGATCACCAACCAGGCGGTGATGGACTACGACAGCGCAGAGAAGGCCAATCACGAGGAGGTCCTTCAGACAGGCAAGGAGCGAGCGGAGCAGCTGGAGCGGCTGGTTTCCACCATGGTGACCAAGATCGAGCACAACAACAACTAG